The following are encoded together in the Acidobacteriota bacterium genome:
- a CDS encoding sodium/proline symporter produces the protein MSGDGSILAGLIVYLVVMLTIGLLCARHMRSLDDYVLGGRRLGPWVSAISERASGESAWFLLGLPGAAYGLGLTEYWSVIGIAGGILASWTFIAVPLRRETARMGALTLPDYLEARFNDRSRILRIVSMVAILLFYTAYVSAQLAGGSKILNATFGIEPGYGLLIGALVVVGYTLLGGFLAVAWTDLIQGLLMTAVAVVLPIAGIIAVGGPSALIEKLAVRGPDYLSMSGGQVGSGFFLGVVVGGMAWGLGYLGQPHLLMRYMAIRKTSELPKGGLIAMCWTLVSYWGAPLIGLVGVVVLGPNLADPEQVMPLLAVALMPGWIAGVMIAGATAAMMSSADSQLLVASSTLIEDIYVKLLGGGKRPGRLVFYSRLATIAVGAVALGLAYHAMRTQSSLIDSTVSYAWTGLGASFGPPLVFALWWKGTTRQGALVGMIGGMISTVAWKNMASLQDLLDIKAAAVLISALLVWTVSLLTRKSS, from the coding sequence TTGAGCGGCGACGGCTCCATCCTGGCCGGCCTGATCGTCTACCTCGTGGTGATGTTGACGATCGGCCTCCTCTGCGCCCGTCACATGCGATCCCTCGACGACTATGTCCTGGGGGGGCGTCGGCTTGGCCCCTGGGTCTCGGCCATCTCGGAACGGGCATCCGGAGAGTCGGCATGGTTCCTTCTCGGTCTCCCCGGTGCGGCCTACGGTCTGGGGCTGACGGAGTACTGGTCCGTGATCGGCATCGCCGGCGGCATCCTCGCCAGCTGGACGTTCATCGCCGTGCCGCTTCGAAGAGAGACCGCCCGCATGGGTGCCCTGACGCTTCCCGACTATCTCGAGGCCCGCTTCAACGACCGGAGTCGGATTCTCCGTATCGTCTCGATGGTGGCGATCCTGCTTTTCTACACGGCCTATGTCTCTGCGCAGCTTGCCGGCGGCAGCAAGATTCTCAACGCGACCTTCGGGATCGAACCCGGATACGGACTCCTGATCGGTGCCCTCGTGGTCGTCGGTTACACGTTGCTCGGTGGGTTCCTGGCGGTTGCCTGGACCGATCTGATCCAGGGTCTCCTGATGACGGCGGTCGCCGTCGTGTTACCGATCGCCGGAATCATCGCCGTCGGTGGACCGAGTGCGCTGATCGAAAAACTCGCCGTGCGGGGTCCGGACTATCTCTCCATGAGTGGTGGACAGGTGGGCTCAGGGTTCTTTCTTGGCGTCGTGGTCGGTGGGATGGCATGGGGTCTTGGATACCTGGGACAACCCCATCTCCTCATGCGTTACATGGCGATTCGCAAGACCTCGGAGCTACCCAAGGGCGGTCTAATCGCGATGTGTTGGACGCTGGTCTCGTACTGGGGTGCCCCGCTCATCGGACTCGTCGGCGTCGTCGTGCTCGGCCCGAACCTGGCCGATCCAGAGCAGGTCATGCCGTTGCTGGCCGTCGCCCTGATGCCGGGGTGGATCGCAGGCGTCATGATCGCAGGCGCGACCGCCGCCATGATGTCATCAGCCGATAGCCAGCTGCTCGTCGCGTCCTCGACCCTGATCGAGGATATCTACGTGAAACTGCTGGGCGGCGGGAAACGACCCGGTCGGCTCGTCTTCTACTCGCGACTGGCAACCATCGCGGTCGGGGCCGTAGCTCTTGGGCTTGCCTATCACGCGATGCGCACCCAATCGAGTCTGATCGACTCGACCGTCTCCTATGCGTGGACCGGCCTGGGGGCGTCCTTTGGTCCACCGCTGGTATTCGCACTCTGGTGGAAGGGCACCACACGCCAGGGAGCCCTGGTGGGCATGATCGGTGGCATGATCTCGACCGTCGCATGGAAGAATATGGCCAGCCTCCAGGATCTGCTGGATATCAAGGCTGCCGCAGTGCTGATCAGCGCTCTACTTGTCTGGACCGTAAGTCTGTTGACCCGCAAGTCGTCGTAG
- a CDS encoding molybdopterin-dependent oxidoreductase — protein MEFGDVEEALDASDHVFEDTFYFEGNTHLPIEQHASLAAVDRDGKLTLWSSTQTPHYVHRALARVLELPPARIRVIACPNGGGFGGKSDIFGHEIVVCKAALDLGRPVKIALNREEVFYCHRGRHPVLMKFRTGVTSEGKLTGMHLQTLLDGGAYGSYGVASTFYTGALATVTYELPRYRFDGCRVFTNKPACGPKRGHGTPQPRFGQEVQLDKIAASLKLDPAEMRLQMIAPAQSVTANHMKISTIALGECIRRVTAASDWSNKHGKLPEGKGVGLACGSYLSGAGLPIYWNKMPHSGVQIKLDRGGGVTVFCGCTEIGQGSDDVLVGLVAEVLGTHPDDICCVTGDTDLTPVDLGSYSSRVTLMMGNAAIQAAERARESLRTAAADKLDVPAERLVFADRRVFDTEDPDRGMSFRDAIIAAEERFGTLGSVGSYTPPRSPARYKGGGVGPSAAYSYSAAIVGVTVDPATGWLNVDDVWCAHDIGRALNPVLARGQVEGSVYMGLGEALMEEQIFRRLPKKLSGALVHKIPSLLEYKSPTSHDMPRLHTILVEEPDPNGPMGAKEVGQGPLLPIMPAVANAVFDAVGVRIDEVPITPDKIAKALELKRQGKEPRVGPKTFPEIEWPEALQVPPPWEGGDGKAINDPDRKRAAKLTEEARR, from the coding sequence CTGGAGTTCGGCGACGTCGAAGAGGCGCTCGACGCGTCGGATCACGTCTTCGAGGACACGTTCTACTTCGAGGGCAATACCCACCTCCCGATCGAGCAACACGCCTCGCTTGCAGCCGTCGACCGAGATGGAAAACTGACCCTCTGGTCCAGCACCCAGACGCCGCACTACGTCCATCGCGCCCTGGCGAGAGTCCTGGAACTTCCCCCGGCGAGAATCCGTGTGATCGCGTGTCCCAACGGGGGTGGGTTCGGCGGAAAGAGCGACATCTTCGGCCATGAGATCGTGGTCTGCAAGGCGGCCCTGGATCTGGGGCGGCCGGTCAAGATCGCACTCAACCGCGAAGAAGTTTTTTACTGTCATCGTGGCCGGCACCCGGTCCTGATGAAGTTTCGAACGGGCGTGACCAGCGAGGGCAAGCTGACCGGCATGCACCTCCAGACGCTTCTCGACGGCGGGGCATACGGATCGTACGGTGTGGCCAGCACGTTCTACACCGGCGCGCTCGCGACGGTGACGTACGAGCTACCGCGATACCGGTTCGACGGCTGTCGCGTCTTCACCAACAAGCCCGCCTGCGGACCCAAGCGTGGACATGGAACGCCGCAACCTCGCTTCGGCCAGGAAGTTCAACTGGACAAGATCGCTGCCTCGCTCAAGCTGGACCCTGCCGAGATGCGACTGCAGATGATCGCGCCGGCGCAATCGGTGACCGCGAACCACATGAAGATCAGCACCATCGCGCTCGGTGAGTGCATTCGCCGGGTGACGGCGGCGTCCGACTGGTCCAACAAGCACGGCAAGCTTCCGGAAGGCAAGGGCGTCGGGTTGGCATGCGGCTCGTATCTCTCCGGCGCGGGGCTCCCGATCTACTGGAACAAGATGCCGCACTCCGGAGTCCAGATAAAGCTCGACCGCGGTGGTGGCGTGACGGTGTTCTGTGGCTGCACTGAGATTGGCCAGGGCTCGGACGACGTCCTGGTAGGTCTCGTGGCCGAAGTCCTCGGGACGCACCCGGATGACATTTGCTGTGTGACCGGCGACACGGACTTGACCCCGGTCGACCTCGGGTCCTACTCCAGCCGAGTCACGTTGATGATGGGGAATGCAGCGATCCAGGCGGCGGAACGCGCGAGAGAATCGTTGCGAACGGCGGCCGCGGACAAGCTCGACGTACCGGCGGAGCGTCTCGTGTTCGCCGATCGACGGGTGTTCGACACGGAAGACCCTGACCGCGGGATGTCCTTTCGCGATGCGATCATTGCCGCCGAGGAACGGTTCGGCACACTCGGGAGCGTTGGTTCCTACACGCCTCCCCGCTCGCCGGCCCGCTACAAGGGCGGTGGCGTGGGCCCGTCGGCGGCCTACTCCTACAGCGCCGCGATCGTCGGCGTGACCGTCGACCCCGCGACGGGTTGGCTGAATGTGGACGACGTGTGGTGCGCTCACGACATCGGGCGTGCGCTCAACCCCGTCCTCGCCCGCGGGCAAGTCGAGGGGAGCGTCTACATGGGTCTCGGTGAGGCACTCATGGAGGAGCAGATCTTTCGACGGCTGCCAAAGAAATTATCGGGGGCGCTTGTACACAAGATCCCCTCGCTACTTGAATACAAGAGCCCGACCAGTCACGACATGCCGAGGCTGCACACGATCCTCGTGGAAGAACCGGATCCCAACGGACCGATGGGCGCGAAGGAAGTGGGGCAGGGTCCTCTCCTCCCGATCATGCCGGCCGTCGCCAACGCCGTCTTCGATGCGGTCGGCGTACGGATCGACGAGGTCCCAATCACACCGGACAAGATTGCGAAAGCCCTTGAGTTGAAACGACAAGGGAAGGAACCCCGGGTCGGCCCCAAGACGTTCCCGGAAATCGAGTGGCCCGAGGCGTTGCAAGTCCCACCCCCGTGGGAAGGCGGCGACGGCAAGGCCATCAACGATCCGGATCGCAAGCGTGCGGCGAAGTTGACGGAGGAAGCCCGTCGATGA
- a CDS encoding amidohydrolase family protein, with product MRDSIRLTRWSVLGLTTILLWAVLAPGSVLAKKKKDKPEETTEAEEPWDVQAPGGPVYEAKLDTDTGTWMNLDVSPDGEHVMFDLLGDLYEIPIAGGDAVSLTDGFAWDMHPRYSPDGSSIAFTSDRGGGDNIWIMDRDGSDPQAVSEESYRLLNNPVWSPDGEFLAARKHFTSRRSLGSGEIWLFHRSGGAGIQLNEKPNEQKDLGEPAFSPDGRYIYFSQDTTSGSVFQYNKDSNTQIYTIQRIDREEGRIETVISGAGGAARPTPSPDGKWVAFVRRVRFDTCLFLHDTDSGRNTKLTCDLERDMQETWAVHGVYPNMAWTPDSDSLVYWATGTLHRIEIDSREITPIPFRVKDKREMVEALRFPVAVAPDQFDVKMLRWVQVSPAGDRVLFQALGKLWVRDLPDGEPTRLTLQDDHFEFYPSFSRDGRWVVYTTWHDEELSTIQIAASDGTSVKTLDVGPGHYIEPVFSPDGKTVVYRKIGGGFIRSGLYSQETGIYSIGLNGGKPVRVTRNGRSPQFAADGSRLFFTTSEAEDRRALRSIDLDGTDEHEHVNSEAAVEFSLSPDGQWLAFSERFKTYIAPFVATGKPMSLGPGSTSIPVRQVSRDSGDYLHWSGDSKTLHWSMGPELFSRDLKDAFAFYDGAPEELPEPQAEGVAIGFRFETDVPTGVVALVGARIITMRGDEVLERGTIVVEGNRIQTVGPTDEIDVPSGAKVIDVGGHTIIPGLVDVHWHGSQGTSEITPQRNWFNDAALAFGVTTAHDPSNDTSTFFAASELAKAGSIVGPRLYSTGMILYGASGSFKAIVDSEEDAAGHLRRMKAAGAFSVKSYNQPRREQRQQVISAARDLEMMVVPEGGSLFQHNMTMVVDGHTGVEHALPVANIYDDVLQLWSQSRTGYTPTLGVGYGGIWGENYWYAHTDVYANERLMEFVPRPFVDSVARRPFIAPEEEYNHISIAKGCKALTDVGVSVQLGAHGQREGLAAHWELWMFAQGGMTPLETLRAGTLNGAAYVGLDKDIGSIEVGKLADLAILAKNPLEEIRHTDSVVFTMINGRLFDAATMNQIGNHPDSRPPLFFKVHGEDVHAESIGCSCVRSHP from the coding sequence ATGCGTGATTCGATACGTCTGACTCGGTGGTCGGTTCTTGGGCTGACGACGATCCTGCTGTGGGCCGTGCTGGCTCCAGGATCGGTGTTGGCCAAGAAGAAGAAGGACAAGCCCGAAGAGACCACCGAGGCCGAGGAACCCTGGGACGTTCAGGCGCCCGGTGGGCCGGTCTACGAGGCCAAGCTGGATACCGACACCGGAACCTGGATGAACCTCGATGTCAGCCCCGACGGCGAACACGTCATGTTCGATCTACTCGGCGATCTCTACGAGATACCGATTGCCGGCGGCGACGCGGTTTCGCTGACCGACGGGTTCGCCTGGGATATGCATCCACGTTACAGCCCCGACGGGAGTTCGATTGCGTTCACGTCGGATCGCGGTGGTGGCGATAACATCTGGATCATGGATCGGGACGGATCGGATCCACAGGCCGTCTCGGAGGAGTCCTACCGACTGTTGAATAACCCGGTCTGGAGCCCTGACGGAGAGTTCCTTGCCGCACGCAAGCACTTCACGTCTCGGCGCTCCCTCGGTTCGGGAGAGATCTGGCTCTTCCACCGTAGTGGTGGGGCGGGGATCCAGCTCAACGAGAAACCGAACGAGCAGAAGGACCTGGGCGAGCCCGCGTTCTCGCCGGATGGTCGCTACATCTACTTCAGTCAGGACACGACCAGTGGCAGCGTGTTTCAGTACAACAAGGACTCCAACACACAGATCTATACGATCCAACGGATCGATCGAGAAGAGGGCCGTATCGAGACCGTCATCAGCGGTGCCGGTGGCGCCGCCCGTCCGACTCCCTCGCCCGACGGCAAGTGGGTGGCGTTTGTCCGTCGGGTGCGCTTCGACACCTGTCTCTTTCTTCACGACACCGACAGCGGTCGCAACACCAAGCTGACGTGCGACCTGGAACGGGACATGCAAGAGACCTGGGCCGTCCACGGCGTCTACCCCAATATGGCCTGGACGCCGGACAGCGACTCGCTGGTCTACTGGGCGACAGGAACACTCCACCGGATCGAGATCGATTCCCGTGAAATCACACCGATCCCGTTCCGAGTGAAAGACAAGCGGGAGATGGTGGAGGCTCTTCGTTTCCCCGTCGCGGTCGCGCCGGATCAATTCGATGTCAAGATGTTGCGTTGGGTTCAGGTCTCCCCCGCTGGGGATCGCGTCCTCTTTCAGGCCCTCGGCAAATTATGGGTTCGCGACCTTCCCGACGGAGAACCGACTCGGCTGACACTCCAGGACGACCACTTCGAGTTCTATCCGTCCTTCAGTCGCGACGGTCGCTGGGTTGTCTACACGACGTGGCATGACGAAGAGCTCAGCACGATTCAGATTGCCGCGTCGGATGGCACGTCCGTCAAGACGCTCGACGTCGGCCCTGGACACTACATCGAGCCGGTCTTTTCGCCGGACGGTAAGACGGTGGTCTATCGGAAGATCGGTGGAGGGTTCATTCGGAGCGGTCTCTACAGCCAGGAGACCGGGATCTACAGCATCGGACTGAACGGGGGTAAACCGGTTCGCGTAACCCGCAACGGCCGATCCCCACAGTTCGCGGCCGACGGCAGCCGATTGTTTTTCACGACCTCCGAGGCGGAAGATCGTCGAGCTCTCCGCAGCATCGACCTCGACGGGACGGACGAACACGAGCACGTCAACAGTGAGGCCGCGGTGGAGTTCTCGCTTTCGCCTGACGGGCAGTGGCTGGCATTCAGCGAACGATTCAAGACCTACATCGCACCGTTCGTCGCGACCGGAAAACCGATGAGTCTCGGTCCCGGTAGCACGTCCATCCCCGTTCGGCAGGTCAGCCGAGATTCCGGCGATTACCTTCACTGGTCCGGGGACTCGAAGACGCTCCACTGGTCCATGGGTCCTGAGCTGTTCTCGAGAGATCTGAAGGACGCCTTCGCCTTTTACGACGGGGCCCCCGAAGAACTCCCCGAACCGCAGGCCGAGGGCGTCGCCATCGGATTCAGATTCGAGACGGACGTACCGACAGGGGTAGTCGCACTCGTCGGCGCCCGCATCATTACGATGCGCGGCGACGAGGTTCTCGAGCGCGGAACGATCGTGGTCGAAGGTAATCGCATTCAGACGGTCGGCCCCACAGACGAAATCGACGTACCGTCGGGCGCGAAAGTGATCGATGTCGGCGGCCACACGATCATCCCCGGACTGGTCGATGTTCACTGGCACGGAAGTCAGGGAACCTCGGAGATCACACCCCAACGAAACTGGTTCAACGATGCGGCGCTGGCCTTCGGCGTCACCACCGCCCACGATCCCTCCAACGACACCAGCACGTTCTTCGCTGCCAGCGAGTTGGCTAAGGCGGGTTCGATCGTCGGTCCGCGGCTCTACTCCACGGGCATGATCCTCTATGGTGCGAGCGGCTCGTTCAAGGCGATCGTCGACAGCGAAGAGGACGCCGCCGGGCATCTTCGACGCATGAAGGCCGCCGGTGCGTTCAGCGTCAAAAGTTACAACCAGCCACGCCGCGAACAGCGTCAGCAGGTTATTTCCGCCGCGCGAGACCTTGAAATGATGGTCGTACCGGAGGGCGGGTCGCTATTCCAGCACAACATGACGATGGTGGTCGACGGTCACACCGGGGTCGAGCATGCCCTGCCCGTGGCCAACATCTACGACGATGTCCTTCAGCTCTGGTCTCAGAGTCGAACGGGCTACACCCCGACGCTCGGGGTGGGGTATGGCGGCATCTGGGGCGAGAACTACTGGTATGCCCATACGGACGTCTACGCCAACGAGCGTCTCATGGAGTTCGTCCCGCGCCCCTTCGTCGACTCCGTCGCGCGGAGACCCTTCATCGCACCCGAAGAGGAGTACAACCACATCTCGATCGCCAAGGGCTGCAAGGCGTTGACCGACGTGGGTGTGTCGGTCCAACTCGGTGCTCATGGGCAACGGGAAGGACTCGCCGCCCACTGGGAACTCTGGATGTTCGCCCAGGGTGGGATGACGCCTCTCGAGACGTTGCGCGCCGGCACATTGAACGGTGCCGCATACGTCGGCCTCGATAAGGACATCGGCTCCATCGAGGTAGGCAAGCTGGCGGACCTGGCAATCCTGGCAAAGAATCCACTCGAGGAGATCCGTCATACCGACTCCGTGGTCTTCACGATGATCAATGGCCGACTCTTCGACGCCGCCACGATGAACCAGATCGGGAATCACCCGGATTCTCGCCCTCCCCTGTTCTTCAAGGTCCACGGCGAGGACGTCCACGCGGAGAGCATCGGCTGTAGTTGCGTTCGGTCTCATCCGTGA
- a CDS encoding AbgT family transporter translates to MGSNNKGFVARFLNGVEVAGNKLPDPAILFVILLVLTWIASAILAPIQFNEVHPATGDPIRVTNQLSGTSMVGFLTGMVKTFTGFHPLGVVLVALLGVGVAESTGFINAVLKYMLGFTPKMLLTPMLILVAIVSHTAADAGYVLVIPIGGVIFYAAGRHPLAGIAAAFAGVSGGFSANFIPSGIDPLLQGITQVGAQIIAPERLVNPLCNIFFTGASSLLVIFVGWYITDRIIEPRLKDTEVDGDPDQMPKMDELTDKERRGMFAGLFSIALAAGLLIWAMWSPTSVFRSPEGSLTAFTAPIMGSIVPLIFLFFLIPGVVHGYVSGSVKNHRDIVKGMSTTMSTMGYYLVMAFFAAQFIAAFGQSNVGVLIALKGANLIQSMGMPAAATIVGMIFLSALVNLLVGSASAKWALLSPIFVPMLMQLNLSPELTQAAYRVGDSTTNIITPLMPYFPLVVVFCQRYVKKTGIGTVTSLMLPYSVVLLVTWTLFLLAYWALGFPLGLQSSYVYP, encoded by the coding sequence ATGGGATCGAACAACAAGGGCTTCGTCGCCCGCTTTCTGAACGGCGTCGAGGTCGCCGGCAACAAGTTGCCGGATCCCGCCATTCTCTTCGTGATCTTGCTGGTGCTGACCTGGATCGCCTCGGCAATCCTGGCGCCCATTCAGTTTAACGAGGTCCATCCCGCGACTGGAGATCCGATTCGGGTCACCAATCAGCTAAGCGGAACGTCGATGGTGGGTTTCCTCACCGGCATGGTGAAGACTTTCACCGGGTTTCATCCGTTAGGCGTGGTCCTCGTCGCACTTCTCGGTGTCGGTGTCGCAGAGAGCACCGGATTCATCAACGCGGTTCTGAAGTACATGTTGGGCTTCACCCCCAAGATGCTTCTGACGCCGATGTTGATCCTTGTCGCCATCGTCAGCCACACGGCGGCCGACGCGGGGTATGTGCTGGTGATACCGATTGGAGGTGTCATCTTCTATGCCGCGGGGCGCCATCCACTGGCGGGCATCGCGGCGGCCTTCGCCGGGGTCTCCGGTGGATTCTCCGCCAACTTCATCCCGTCAGGGATCGATCCCCTGCTCCAGGGGATCACCCAGGTCGGAGCACAGATCATCGCCCCCGAGCGATTGGTCAACCCGCTCTGCAACATCTTCTTTACCGGCGCCTCGAGTCTTCTCGTCATCTTCGTCGGCTGGTACATCACCGACCGCATCATCGAGCCGCGTCTGAAGGACACGGAAGTCGACGGCGACCCCGATCAGATGCCGAAGATGGATGAGCTGACCGACAAAGAGCGACGCGGAATGTTCGCGGGGTTGTTCTCGATCGCCCTCGCCGCCGGTTTGCTGATCTGGGCCATGTGGAGTCCGACCTCGGTCTTCAGAAGCCCCGAGGGCTCGCTGACCGCCTTCACGGCGCCGATCATGGGATCGATCGTTCCCCTGATCTTCCTGTTCTTCCTGATCCCCGGCGTCGTCCATGGCTACGTCTCCGGATCGGTAAAGAACCATCGAGACATCGTCAAGGGCATGAGCACGACGATGAGCACGATGGGCTATTACCTCGTGATGGCGTTCTTCGCCGCCCAGTTCATCGCCGCATTCGGTCAGTCGAATGTGGGTGTCCTTATCGCGTTGAAGGGAGCCAACCTGATCCAGTCCATGGGGATGCCGGCCGCGGCGACGATCGTCGGGATGATCTTCCTGAGTGCGTTGGTCAACCTTCTGGTTGGCTCCGCGTCGGCCAAATGGGCGCTGCTCAGCCCGATCTTCGTCCCGATGCTGATGCAGCTCAACCTGTCCCCCGAGTTGACCCAGGCGGCCTACCGCGTCGGCGATTCCACGACCAACATCATCACGCCACTGATGCCCTATTTCCCGCTCGTCGTCGTCTTCTGTCAACGGTATGTGAAGAAGACCGGGATCGGCACCGTGACATCGCTGATGTTGCCGTACTCCGTCGTACTCCTTGTGACCTGGACCTTGTTCCTGCTTGCGTACTGGGCCCTGGGGTTCCCGCTCGGGTTGCAGTCGTCCTATGTCTATCCCTGA
- a CDS encoding diguanylate cyclase, whose amino-acid sequence MSEATRRRDSMGGSFIIDDKGTILGFDQMMENLTGWPAMDVVGQSKEIRLDPGGARGPGLTSVSLFDGDLRTGGSREQRSLVFNCRDGGRMEIEIVAEPLSGPGRRTIIRTLRVLSTTAESSGQAGDGRDPLTLLPDTDRFKRQLATHFDIAARTGKPFALIHLDIDHLREFNDRHGRAAGDDVLRRMTGILRVAIGNEDHVCRLGDDDFVVLLPGAGRGEARRAASGIRTTVAGYRFIENEQAKITVSLGAASFPADAESDSMLMTRAREALDEARSMGRNRVWCYLRRPRVPLEVPVYFDGAESQLVGYTRDLSPSGIFVQTSMPIEIGMRCAFAFPLPGSDRKVHVIGRVVRSVPTDTSNDSSEVRIPGMGVEFERFGGPVDRTSIAEYLHRHEGETLRPENGVFSV is encoded by the coding sequence ATGAGCGAAGCGACTCGACGACGGGACTCCATGGGAGGCTCGTTCATCATCGACGACAAGGGCACCATCCTGGGATTCGACCAGATGATGGAGAATCTGACCGGCTGGCCGGCCATGGATGTCGTGGGACAGAGCAAGGAGATCCGTCTCGATCCCGGTGGCGCACGAGGCCCCGGCCTGACCAGCGTGTCGCTCTTTGACGGCGATCTCCGCACCGGCGGCAGTCGCGAGCAGCGAAGCCTGGTCTTCAATTGCCGTGATGGCGGGCGCATGGAAATCGAGATCGTCGCCGAACCCCTGAGTGGGCCCGGCCGACGAACGATCATCCGCACCCTTCGCGTGCTGTCGACGACGGCCGAATCCTCGGGCCAGGCCGGTGACGGTCGAGACCCGTTAACCCTCCTACCCGACACCGACCGCTTCAAGCGACAGCTCGCGACTCATTTCGACATCGCGGCGCGCACCGGAAAACCGTTCGCGCTGATCCATCTCGACATCGATCACCTGCGGGAGTTCAACGACAGGCACGGGAGGGCTGCCGGCGACGACGTCCTCCGTCGGATGACGGGAATCCTCCGAGTTGCGATCGGAAACGAAGATCATGTCTGCCGACTGGGTGACGACGATTTCGTCGTCCTCCTTCCGGGTGCCGGACGGGGTGAGGCTCGTCGTGCCGCGTCGGGAATCCGGACGACCGTAGCGGGCTACCGATTCATCGAAAACGAACAGGCCAAGATCACGGTCTCACTCGGGGCGGCTTCGTTCCCGGCAGATGCCGAGTCCGATTCGATGTTAATGACCCGAGCACGGGAGGCGCTGGACGAGGCACGCAGCATGGGACGCAATCGCGTCTGGTGTTACCTTCGTCGCCCGCGTGTGCCCCTCGAGGTGCCGGTCTACTTCGATGGCGCCGAGTCCCAGCTGGTGGGCTATACACGCGACCTCTCGCCCAGCGGTATCTTCGTACAGACGTCGATGCCGATCGAGATCGGCATGCGTTGCGCGTTTGCGTTCCCGCTGCCGGGAAGCGATCGCAAGGTCCATGTCATCGGCCGTGTCGTTCGGTCGGTCCCGACCGACACGTCGAATGACAGCAGCGAGGTTCGAATTCCCGGTATGGGTGTCGAGTTTGAGCGCTTCGGCGGGCCGGTGGATCGCACCTCGATCGCGGAGTACCTCCACCGACATGAGGGCGAGACCCTACGGCCCGAAAACGGTGTTTTCAGCGTGTAG
- a CDS encoding FAD binding domain-containing protein: MMRLPRFDYHAPSTIAEAAEILAGEGPAAMLIAGGTDLLPNMKRRQQTPGTLVALRGIDELRQHDVETAGATLGAGLTLTDVVRNDDLRERYAGLWQAAVQVATPHLRNMGTLGGNLCLDTRCNYYDQNYEWRKAISFCMKKDGETCWVAPASKRCLAVSSTDTAPALASLDARVRLVSKEGSRELALLDLYKDDGIQYLSRRPDEILVSVSLPESSGWASTYWKLRRRGSFDFPVLSVAAAVKQAGDGTIEDARIVLGAVASAPRISEDGAACLIGNALTDESIDAAASRVATQSKPMDNTDFVLHWRKRVTAEFVRYALRELRGDPMGETRRRIAQHELIPL, from the coding sequence ATGATGCGTCTGCCGAGATTCGATTATCACGCGCCCTCTACGATCGCCGAGGCGGCGGAGATCCTTGCCGGCGAGGGGCCCGCCGCCATGCTCATCGCAGGCGGCACGGACCTTCTGCCGAACATGAAGCGACGCCAACAGACACCCGGTACGCTCGTGGCGCTTCGCGGAATCGACGAACTGCGGCAACACGACGTCGAGACGGCCGGTGCGACCCTGGGCGCGGGACTCACCTTGACGGATGTCGTTCGCAACGATGACCTCCGCGAGCGCTACGCCGGACTCTGGCAGGCGGCGGTGCAGGTCGCGACCCCCCATCTACGAAACATGGGGACCCTCGGTGGCAACCTCTGCCTCGACACACGCTGCAACTACTACGACCAGAACTACGAGTGGCGGAAGGCGATTTCGTTTTGCATGAAGAAGGACGGCGAGACCTGCTGGGTCGCACCGGCCAGCAAGCGCTGCTTGGCGGTGTCGTCGACCGATACGGCCCCAGCCCTGGCCTCGCTCGACGCCAGGGTTCGACTGGTGTCGAAGGAGGGTTCGCGAGAATTGGCACTGCTCGACCTCTATAAAGATGACGGCATCCAGTACCTCTCTCGCCGACCGGACGAGATCCTCGTCTCGGTGTCGCTTCCGGAATCGTCGGGTTGGGCCAGCACCTACTGGAAGCTTCGTCGTCGTGGTTCCTTCGACTTCCCGGTCCTCTCGGTGGCGGCTGCGGTCAAGCAGGCGGGCGACGGAACCATCGAGGACGCCCGCATCGTCCTCGGCGCCGTCGCGTCGGCACCGAGAATCTCGGAAGACGGTGCGGCCTGCCTGATCGGCAACGCGCTCACCGATGAGTCAATCGACGCCGCGGCGTCCCGGGTGGCCACCCAGTCCAAGCCGATGGACAACACCGACTTCGTGCTGCACTGGCGCAAGCGTGTGACGGCGGAGTTCGTCCGCTACGCGCTTCGTGAATTGCGCGGCGACCCGATGGGCGAGACCCGTCGCCGGATCGCCCAGCACGAGCTGATCCCGCTCTAA